From a single Anomaloglossus baeobatrachus isolate aAnoBae1 chromosome 4, aAnoBae1.hap1, whole genome shotgun sequence genomic region:
- the LOC142302726 gene encoding protein kinase C delta type-like produces the protein MGYKADDGSSGSPKAEPELNMESVRKSEKERRDEVPNTRRETSEGEKDGTKKILVKALKRPGCPIQESTTPGESPIIVTGLESFTFHKILGKGGFGKVILATHQASQQQVAVKMVKKRFLLENLRDDVLIERQVLEMTRKSPLITRAFSTFQSQDYLFYVMEYLSGGDLRGIMSTNAPFPIAVTRFIAAELICGLQFLHSRGIIHRDIKPENILLDSTGHLKIADFGLAVMNIFGDTKTSDCIGSLIYMAPEILQEEPYNTAVDWFSAGVVIYQMATGRYPFYEGKFVETIIEVIINDDPIFPKGFDPQLKAIIEGLLDKSPESRQKFVDNIRDHPFFKEINWTDIEEARACPPFQLSPPPVMTSDTMKDVVSYTEAFHPPIAETDQKLFCGFTFANDGWKVIKSIPKPVISNRRPVKPHRRTFGSIVRDAFHRIWRRIKSWK, from the exons ATGGGGTAtaaagctgatgatggatccagcggGTCCCCCAAAGCTGAACCTGAGCTGAATATGGAGAGTgtgagaaagagcgagaaagagagaagagacgaGGTGCCAAATACAAGAAGAGAAACATCAGAgggtgaaaaagatggcaccaaAAAAATCCTTGTCAAGGCTTTAAAAAGACCTGGAtgcccgatacaggaga GTACAACACCAGGTGAATCCCCCATCATTGTGACTGGActggagagcttcaccttccataaaatccTTGGAAAGGGtggatttggtaaa GTCATATTGGCCACACATCAGGCCTCCCAACAACAAGTGGCAGTGAAGATGGTGAAAAAGAGGTTCCTACTTGAGAACTTAAGAGACGATGTCCTGATAGAGCGACAGGTCctggagatgactaggaagagtccattAATTACTCGGGCTTTttccaccttccagtcccag gactACTTATTCTATGTCATGGAATATCTCAGTGGAGGAGACCTTCGAGGCATCATGTCAACCAATGCCCCATTTCCCATTGCAGTCACCAG atttattgcagctgagctgatttgtgggctgcagtttctccactctagaggcatcatacacag GGACATAAAACCGGAGAACATTTTACTGGACAGCACCGGTCACTTGAAGATTGCTGATTTCGGTCTTGCAGTGATGAACATCTTTGGCGATACAAAGACTTCAGATTGTATCGGAAGCCTTAtctacatggctcctgag ATTCTTCAAGAGGAGCCCTACAACAcggcagtggactggttctctgctggtgtgGTGATATACCAGATGGCTACTGGCAGGTATCCATTCTATGAAGGAAAATTTGTTGAGACCATCATTGAGGTAATAATCAATGATGATCCTATCTTTCCAAAAGGATTTGATCCCCAACTCAAAGCCATCATTGAGGGG CTCTTGGATAAGTCACCAGAGAGTCGGCAGAAATTTGTGGACAACATCAGAGATCATCCATTCTTTAAGGAGATCAATTGGACAGATATAGAGGAAGCCAGAGCATGTCCTCCATTCCAGCTATCCCCT ccaccagtgatgacatcTGATACAATGAAAGACGTCGTATCCTACACTGAAGCCTTTCATCCACCAATAGCCGAAACAGATCAAAAACTGTTCTGTGGATTCACGTTTGCCAATGACGGATGGAAGGTCATAAAATCAATACCAAAACCTGTAATATCTAATCGAAGACCTGTAAAACCCCATCGCAG GACATTTGGCAGTATTGTGAGGGACGCCTTCCACAGGATCTGGAGGAGGATAAAATCCTGGAAGTGA